One segment of Rosa chinensis cultivar Old Blush chromosome 6, RchiOBHm-V2, whole genome shotgun sequence DNA contains the following:
- the LOC112173380 gene encoding F-box/FBD/LRR-repeat protein At1g13570 — protein MENERKRMEMELDRISNLPSDVTEKILSHLPVRDAVRTSVLSTEWRYKSAMLPRLVFDAKSISTQHQTFANVVDHVLLSHIGPLYKFKIVTHISFRDMDRWILHLSRNSIKEFILENLGVQRYKVPSSMFSCQDLTYLKLYTCLLQPPSTFTGFKSLKRLRIADVSLTDDVLENMIVHCPLLERLSVEWCDGFSQLNINAPNLQVLRFMGDFEDINILNTSNLVDVYIYKQDEFVQRRGPCRYCNLLKFFAELPNIHRLDMNHLFTKYLAVGSLPEKLPKPCVHLQFLSVSVCIDDVKHIITFLCLLRMSPALEELEVYALCHQNYKAEVGKVNSWVDENQSCSFTQLRHVKIHCNFAVDLIRFLLISSPALETMTIYHQSTIPPAGYDLAKKLLSFRHASLNLEIILTDLRGGSILISEM, from the exons ATG gaaaatgaaagaaaaagaatggaGATGGAGTTGGATAGAATTAGCAACTTACCAAGTGATGTTACAGAAAAGATATTGTCACATTTGCCGGTTAGGGATGCTGTGAGGACGAGTGTTTTATCAACTGAATGGAGGTACAAATCGGCTATGCTACCACGTCTGGTGTTTGATGCCAAGTCTATCTCGACTCAGCACCAAACATTTGCGAATGTTGTTGATCATGTACTCTTAAGTCACATCGGCCCCTTATACAAGTTCAAGATTGTTACACATATATCCTTTAGAGATATGGATCGGTGGATACTTCACTTGTCAAGAAACTCCATCAAAGAGTTCATACTCGAAAACTTGGGAGTGCAGCGCTATAAGGTGCCTTCATCTATGTTTTCATGTCAAGATTTGACTTATCTAAAGTTGTACACATGTTTGCTACAACCGCCGTCCACATTCACAGGCTTCAAAAGTTTGAAAAGGCTAAGAATTGCTGATGTTAGCCTGACAGATGATGTGCTTGAAAATATGATTGTTCACTGTCCTCTGCTAGAGCGGTTGTCTGTGGAGTGGTGTGATGGTTTCAGCCAGCTCAATATCAATGCACCAAATCTCCAGGTTCTTCGCTTTATGGGTGATTTTGAggatattaatatattgaataccTCAAATCTCGTTGATGTTTACATTTATAAGCAAGATGAGTTTGTCCAAAGACGGGGTCCTTGCAGATATTGTAATCTGCTCAAGTTTTTTGCTGAACTTCCCAATATTCACCGTCTTGACATGAACCACTTATTTACAAAGTATTTGGCTGTTGGCTCCTTGCCGGAAAAGCTGCCAAAACCATGTGTACATCTGCAGTTTCTTTCTGTAAGTGTCTGCATTGATGATGTTAAGCATATTATAACTTTTCTTTGCCTTCTGAGAATGTCCCCTGCTTTGGAAGAATTAGAAGTTTATGCTTTGTGCCACCAAAATTATAAGGCCGAAGTGGGAAAAGTGAACTCTTGGGTTGATGAAAACCAGAGTTGCTCGTTCACTCAGCTACGACATGTGAAAATACACTGCAACTTTGCTGTAGACTTGATCAGATTTCTGCTTATAAGTTCACCTGCGCTCGAGACAATGACGATATATCATCAGTCCACCATTCCTCCTGCTGGTTATGATCTAGCAAAAAAGCTGCTCAGTTTTAGGCATGCATCACTGAATTTAGAGATAATTCTAACTGATCTAAGAGGGGGTAGTATTTTGATTTCAGAAATGTGA
- the LOC112173956 gene encoding F-box/FBD/LRR-repeat protein At1g13570, translating into MKERKRMEMELDRISNLPSDVTEKILLCLPIRDAVRTSVLSTKWRYKSAMLPHLVFDPQSISTQHQTFANVVDHLLLSHIGPVYKFKLAREHVSFRDIDRWILYASRNSIKEFILEILGRQRYKVPSSMFSCQDLTYLELHRCLLQPPSTFTGFKSLKSLKIVRVTLTDDVLENVIVRCPLLERLTVEWCYDFSQLNINAPNLQVLRFMGDFEDVNILNTSNLVDVFIWLRKFDHRRGPCRSSNLLKLFAQLPNIHRLYMNSKFTKYLAAGSLLEKLPKPCLHLQFLIVRVGIDDVKDIITVICLLRISPALEELEVFAFCRQTYEAEVGKVNSWLDDNQSCSFTQLRHVKIHCSQAVEGALDLIRFLLLSSPALETMTVYKHPSTPLEGYDLATKLLRFRRASLNLEIILSDLAG; encoded by the exons ATG aaggaaagaaaaagaatggaGATGGAGTTGGATAGAATAAGCAACTTACCAAGTGATGTTACGGAAAAGATATTGTTATGCTTGCCAATTAGGGATGCAGTGAGGACGAGTGTCTTATCAACTAAGTGGAGGTACAAATCGGCTATGCTACCACATCTGGTGTTTGATCCCCAGTCTATCTCAACTCAGCACCAAACATTTGCTAATGTTGTTGATCATTTACTCTTAAGTCACATTGGCCCCGTATACAAGTTCAAGCTTGCTCGAGAACATGTATCCTTTAGAGATATCGATCGGTGGATACTTTACGCGTCAAGAAACTCCATCAAAGAGTTCATACTTGAAATCTTGGGACGGCAGCGCTATAAGGTGCCTTCATCTATGTTTTCATGTCAAGATTTGACTTATTTAGAGTTGCATAGATGTTTGCTACAACCGCCGTCCACATTCACAGGCTTCAAAAGTTTGAAAAGCCTAAAAATTGTTCGTGTTACTCTGACGGATGATGTGCTTGAAAATGTGATTGTTCGCTGTCCTCTACTTGAGCGGTTGACTGTGGAGTGGTGCTATGATTTCAGCCAGCTCAATATCAATGCACCAAATCTCCAGGTTCTTCGCTTTATGGGTGATTTTGAGGATGTTAATATATTAAATACCTCAAATCTCGTTGATGTTTTCATTTGGCTACGCAAGTTTGATCATAGACGGGGTCCTTGCAGATCTAGTAATCTGCTCAAGTTATTCGCTCAACTTCCCAATATTCACCGTCTTTACATGAACTCCAAATTTACAAAGTATTTGGCTGCTGGCTCCTTGTTGGAAAAGCTGCCTAAACCGTGTTTACATCTGCAATTTCTTATTGTAAGAGTAGGGATTGATGATGTTAAGGATATTATAACTGTTATTTGCCTTCTGAGAATCTCCCCTGCTCTGGAAGAATTAGAAGTTTTTGCTTTTTGCCGCCAAACATATGAGGCCGAAGTGGGAAAAGTGAACTCTTGGCTTGATGACAACCAGAGTTGCTCGTTCACTCAGCTGCGACATGTGAAAATACACTGCTCTCAGGCTGTTGAAGGTGCACTAGATTTGATCAGATTTCTGCTTTTAAGTTCACCTGCACTCGAGACAATGACGGTATATAAACATCCTTCCACTCCTCTTGAAGGTTATGATCTAGCAACAAAGTTACTCCGGTTTAGGCGTGCATCACTGAATTTAGAGATAATTCTAAGTGATCTAGCAGGGTAG
- the LOC112171650 gene encoding F-box/FBD/LRR-repeat protein At1g13570-like, with the protein MAQDVFEHLIVCSPLLERLTLRDCDGVSQLKIDAPNLQFLDVVGSFGDVSIVNMLNVVDVSICFNESGIPCSSGSLIKFFDDLPRLQRLQINWHFLKYLAGDALLKKLPKPCLHLKFLCFNDLEDISTALCLIRSSPALEKLEISAIDSPYYRPDVGTVNSCLDDNHSCSFIQLRNVKITGISGVEADLNFIRFLLLSSPVLETMTVCAKHEQLDLGIEPLDLVKQLLRLRRASPSLEIIYLDK; encoded by the coding sequence ATGGCCCAAGATGTGTTCGAACATTTGATTGTTTGTTCTCCTCTGCTTGAGAGATTGACTCTGAGGGACTGTGATGGTGTCAGCCAACTCAAGATTGATGCACCGAATCTCCAATTTCTTGATGTTGTAGGTTCTTTTGGGGATGTGAGTATTGTGAATATGTTAAATGTTGTTGATGTTTCCATTTGTTTCAACGAAAGTGGGATTCCTTGCAGTTCTGGCAGCTTGATCAAGTTTTTTGATGACTTGCCTCGTCTTCAGAGGCTCCAAATTAACTGGCACTTTTTGAAGTATTTGGCTGGTGATGCCTTGCTAAAAAAGCTGCCTAAACCATGTCTACATCTGAAATTTCTTTGCTTTAATGATCTGGAAGATATTTCAACTGCTCTTTGCCTTATAAGAAGCTCCCCTGCTCTAGAAAAGTTAGAAATTTCTGCTATTGATTCCCCGTATTATCGACCTGATGTGGGAACAGTGAACTCTTGTTTGGATGACAATCACAGTTGCTCATTCATCCAACTGCGAAATGTGAAAATAACTGGGATCTCTGGTGTTGAAGCTGACCTAAATTTTATCAGATTTCTGCTTTTAAGTTCACCTGTGCTTGAGACGATGACTGTCTGCGCTAAGCATGAGCAGCTTGATTTGGGTATTGAACCTTTGGATCTAGTAAAACAGTTGCTTCGTTTGAGGCGTGCATCACCGAGTTTGGAGATAATCTATTTAGACAAGTAA